A region of Micromonospora sp. WMMD882 DNA encodes the following proteins:
- a CDS encoding response regulator transcription factor, protein MGDGDTGGIRVMVVDDHPMWRDGVARDLTEAGHHVVATTGEGRQAVRIAPAARPDVVVLDLHLPDAAGAEVIHGLRAALPGVRVLMLSASGEEADVLAAVKAGATGYLLKSAAAAEFLDAVARTARGEAVFTPGLAGLVLGEYRRLAAEPARPVGEGAPRLTDRETEVLRLVAKGLSYKQIATRLGLSHRTVQNHVQNTLGKLHLHNRVELTRYAIARGLDD, encoded by the coding sequence ATGGGTGACGGCGACACGGGCGGGATCCGGGTGATGGTGGTCGACGACCACCCGATGTGGCGCGACGGGGTGGCCCGCGACCTCACCGAGGCGGGTCACCACGTGGTGGCCACCACCGGTGAGGGCCGGCAGGCGGTACGGATCGCCCCGGCGGCCCGCCCGGACGTCGTCGTGCTCGACCTGCACCTGCCCGACGCGGCCGGCGCCGAGGTGATCCACGGGCTGCGGGCGGCCCTGCCCGGGGTACGGGTGCTGATGCTCTCCGCCAGCGGCGAGGAGGCGGACGTGCTGGCGGCGGTGAAGGCCGGCGCGACCGGCTACCTGCTCAAGTCCGCCGCCGCCGCCGAGTTCCTGGACGCGGTGGCCCGCACCGCGCGTGGGGAGGCGGTGTTCACCCCGGGGCTCGCCGGCCTGGTGCTGGGCGAGTACCGCCGGCTGGCCGCCGAGCCGGCCCGGCCGGTGGGCGAGGGCGCGCCCCGCCTCACCGACCGGGAGACCGAGGTGCTGCGCCTGGTGGCGAAGGGGCTGTCGTACAAGCAGATCGCCACCCGGCTCGGCCTGTCGCACCGTACGGTGCAGAACCACGTGCAGAACACGCTGGGCAAGCTGCACCTGCACAACCGGGTCGAGCTGACCCGCTACGCGATCGCCCGCGGCCTCGACGACTGA
- a CDS encoding glycosyltransferase, translated as MRVGLVCAHAGPSRRADGPAVGTHQHIARVAAELAGRGHDVRVYERRDDPDAPTTATRDGYRLELVPVGPPTSLPTAELVRHVPEFGGWLAARWAGDWRPEVVHGHYWVGGLAAAHAVRETDIPVVQTFHSLGIEQLRHLGREYAGPGERIPLERALTRAVDMAVAQCNDEVDELTRMGLSRASVAMVPTGVDTTQFHPDGEAAPRDRRARILTVGGLTPSSGHEDLIRAMRLVGDAELVIAGGPPAEQLAGHAEARRLRDLAERAGVAEQVRLVGAVPHDQMATWYRSADVVACTPHYASAGRVSLEAMACGVPVVGYAMGGIADAVVDEVTGKLVPPGDVRALGVTLRRLLADHAGRFAYGHAAVDRVRCSYTWERTAGALERLYERVVGRRNPVEA; from the coding sequence ATGCGCGTCGGCCTAGTCTGCGCGCACGCCGGCCCATCCCGGCGGGCCGACGGTCCCGCCGTGGGCACGCACCAGCACATCGCCCGGGTCGCGGCCGAGCTGGCCGGCCGGGGCCACGACGTACGCGTCTACGAGCGGCGGGACGACCCCGACGCCCCGACGACCGCGACCCGCGACGGGTACCGGCTGGAGCTGGTGCCGGTCGGCCCGCCCACCTCCCTGCCCACCGCCGAGCTGGTCCGGCACGTGCCCGAGTTCGGTGGCTGGCTCGCCGCCCGCTGGGCCGGCGACTGGCGGCCGGAGGTGGTGCACGGCCACTACTGGGTGGGTGGGCTCGCCGCCGCGCACGCGGTCCGGGAGACGGACATCCCGGTCGTGCAGACCTTCCACTCGCTCGGCATCGAGCAGTTGCGCCACCTCGGGCGGGAGTACGCCGGCCCGGGGGAGCGGATCCCGCTGGAGCGCGCGTTGACCCGGGCGGTCGACATGGCGGTGGCCCAGTGCAACGACGAGGTCGACGAGCTGACCCGGATGGGGCTGAGCCGGGCGTCGGTGGCGATGGTGCCGACCGGCGTGGACACCACACAGTTCCACCCGGACGGCGAGGCCGCCCCCCGGGACCGGCGTGCCCGGATCCTCACCGTCGGCGGCCTGACGCCGTCCAGCGGCCACGAGGACCTGATCCGGGCGATGCGGCTGGTCGGCGACGCGGAGCTGGTCATCGCCGGCGGGCCGCCGGCCGAGCAGCTCGCCGGGCACGCCGAGGCCCGCCGGCTGCGGGACCTCGCCGAACGGGCCGGCGTGGCCGAGCAGGTGCGGCTGGTCGGCGCGGTGCCGCACGACCAGATGGCCACCTGGTACCGCTCGGCCGACGTGGTGGCCTGCACCCCGCACTACGCCTCCGCCGGGCGGGTGTCGCTGGAGGCGATGGCCTGCGGCGTGCCGGTGGTCGGCTACGCCATGGGCGGCATCGCCGACGCGGTCGTCGACGAGGTCACCGGCAAGCTGGTGCCGCCCGGTGACGTCCGCGCGCTCGGGGTGACGCTGCGCCGGCTCCTCGCCGACCACGCCGGACGGTTCGCGTACGGGCACGCCGCCGTGGACCGGGTGCGGTGCAGCTACACCTGGGAACGCACCGCCGGGGCGCTGGAGCGCCTCTACGAACGGGTGGTCGGCCGCCGCAACCCGGTGGAAGCCTGA
- the glpK gene encoding glycerol kinase GlpK, producing MSPEHVAAIDQGTTSSRCIVFDRAGEIVAVAQREHRQIFPRPGWVEHDAEEIWANVEQVVGEALASAGIGPAQLAAVGITNQRETTVVWDRATGRPVANAIVWQDTRTESILRTLDEELFRDRAGLPLATYFAGPKLRWLLDHVDGLRARAEAGEVLFGTMDTWLIWKLTGRHVTDVTNASRTLLMELTTLAWDAELLDALGVPATVLPEIHSSAEVYGVADGVLAGVPVASALGDQQAALFGQTCFRPGEAKCTYGTGSFLLLNTGASPVPSANGLLTTVAYRIGDQPAAYALEGAIAVTGSLVQWLRDNLGLISTAAQVEELARTVDDNGGCYVVPAFSGLFAPYWRTDARGVVAGLTGYITKGHLARAVLEASAWQTRDVVDAMNADSDVALRRLRVDGGMTANGLLMQFLADVLEVPVVRSRITETTCLGAAYAAGLAVGFWPDLATLRAQWRSDAQWTPAMDPAHRERELRHWHKAVRRTLDWVE from the coding sequence GTGAGCCCCGAACACGTCGCCGCCATCGACCAGGGCACCACCTCCTCCCGCTGCATCGTCTTCGACCGGGCCGGCGAGATCGTCGCCGTCGCCCAGCGGGAGCACCGGCAGATCTTTCCCCGGCCGGGTTGGGTCGAGCACGACGCCGAGGAGATCTGGGCCAACGTCGAGCAGGTGGTCGGCGAGGCGCTGGCAAGTGCCGGCATCGGGCCGGCGCAGCTCGCCGCGGTGGGCATCACCAACCAGCGGGAGACCACTGTCGTCTGGGACCGGGCCACCGGCCGCCCGGTGGCCAACGCGATCGTCTGGCAGGACACCCGCACCGAGTCGATCCTGCGGACCCTCGACGAGGAGCTGTTCCGCGACCGCGCCGGCCTGCCGCTGGCGACCTACTTCGCCGGGCCGAAACTACGCTGGCTGCTCGACCACGTCGACGGTCTGCGGGCCCGCGCCGAGGCCGGCGAGGTGCTCTTCGGCACCATGGACACCTGGCTGATCTGGAAGCTCACCGGCCGGCACGTCACCGACGTGACGAACGCCAGCCGCACCCTGCTGATGGAGCTGACCACCCTGGCGTGGGACGCCGAGCTGCTGGACGCGCTCGGGGTGCCGGCCACCGTGCTGCCGGAGATCCACTCCTCCGCCGAGGTCTACGGCGTCGCCGACGGCGTGCTGGCCGGGGTGCCGGTGGCCAGCGCCCTCGGCGACCAGCAGGCCGCCCTGTTCGGGCAGACCTGCTTCCGGCCGGGCGAGGCGAAGTGCACCTACGGCACCGGCAGCTTCCTGCTGCTCAACACCGGGGCGAGCCCGGTGCCCTCGGCGAACGGCCTGCTCACCACCGTGGCCTACCGGATCGGCGACCAGCCCGCCGCCTACGCGTTGGAGGGGGCGATCGCGGTCACCGGCTCGCTGGTGCAGTGGCTGCGCGACAATCTCGGGCTGATCTCCACCGCCGCCCAGGTCGAGGAGCTGGCCCGCACCGTGGACGACAACGGCGGCTGCTACGTGGTGCCCGCCTTCTCCGGGCTGTTCGCCCCGTACTGGCGTACCGACGCGCGCGGGGTGGTCGCCGGGCTGACCGGCTACATCACCAAGGGCCACCTGGCCCGCGCGGTACTGGAGGCGTCGGCCTGGCAGACCCGGGACGTGGTGGACGCGATGAACGCCGACTCGGACGTGGCGCTGCGCCGACTGCGGGTGGACGGCGGGATGACCGCGAACGGACTGCTGATGCAGTTCCTCGCCGACGTGCTGGAGGTGCCGGTGGTGCGCTCCCGGATCACCGAGACCACCTGCCTCGGCGCCGCGTACGCCGCCGGCCTGGCGGTCGGCTTCTGGCCGGACCTGGCCACCCTGCGGGCCCAGTGGCGCTCGGACGCGCAGTGGACCCCGGCGATGGACCCGGCGCACCGCGAGCGGGAGCTGCGGCACTGGCACAAGGCGGTGCGGCGCACCCTCGACTGGGTCGAGTGA
- a CDS encoding ATP-binding protein — protein sequence MTNGERPTPRTVVPIESSLLIAEAFDQAQVTELRHAVTSCGRAVGLTGQRLDDFVLAVNELITNAVRHGGGRGWLRLWQQADGLFCEVSDHGGGISAQRLNDRSRPAPDTAGGWGLWLARELSDTMRVETGPDGTTVRISAVLDPAAPPTGSGS from the coding sequence ATGACGAACGGCGAACGCCCCACACCGCGTACGGTTGTGCCCATCGAATCTTCCCTGTTGATCGCCGAAGCCTTCGACCAGGCTCAGGTGACGGAGCTGCGACACGCCGTCACCTCCTGCGGGCGCGCCGTCGGGCTGACCGGGCAGCGGCTGGACGACTTCGTGCTCGCCGTCAACGAGCTGATCACCAACGCGGTCCGGCACGGCGGCGGCCGGGGCTGGCTGCGGCTGTGGCAACAGGCCGACGGCCTGTTCTGCGAGGTCTCCGACCACGGCGGGGGCATCAGCGCCCAACGCCTCAACGACCGGAGCCGACCGGCCCCGGACACCGCGGGCGGCTGGGGCCTCTGGCTGGCCCGTGAGCTCAGCGACACCATGCGGGTGGAGACCGGCCCGGACGGCACCACCGTCCGGATCAGCGCTGTCCTCGACCCGGCGGCCCCGCCGACCGGCAGCGGGAGCTGA
- a CDS encoding phosphoribosylaminoimidazolesuccinocarboxamide synthase, whose protein sequence is MELLHSGKVRDVYADGDDLILVASDRISVYDVVLPTPIPDKGRLLTALSLWWFEQLADLVPNHVVSAVDVPAEFAGRAVRCRRLEMVPVECVARGYLTGGGLAEYQRTGAVSGVELPRGLVEASILPEPVFTPSTKAPRGEHDEPITYEQVVAKVGAETAERLRQITIAVYCRGAEIAADRGIIVADTKIELGWTPDGALLLADEVLTSDSSRFWPAESYQPGRGQFSYDKQYVRDWAAGSGWDKQAPAPEVPAEVVEATRARYVDVYEKLTGDRWG, encoded by the coding sequence GTGGAACTACTGCACTCGGGCAAGGTTCGGGACGTGTACGCCGACGGCGACGACCTGATCCTCGTCGCCTCGGACCGCATCTCCGTCTACGACGTGGTGCTGCCGACCCCGATCCCGGACAAGGGCCGTCTGCTCACCGCCCTGTCGCTCTGGTGGTTCGAGCAGCTCGCCGACCTCGTCCCGAACCACGTGGTCTCCGCGGTGGACGTGCCGGCCGAGTTCGCCGGTCGGGCCGTGCGGTGCCGGCGGCTGGAGATGGTCCCGGTCGAGTGCGTGGCGCGCGGCTACCTCACCGGTGGGGGCCTCGCGGAGTACCAGCGCACCGGCGCGGTCTCCGGCGTCGAGCTGCCCCGGGGTCTGGTGGAGGCGTCGATCCTGCCCGAGCCGGTCTTCACCCCGTCGACCAAGGCGCCGCGCGGCGAGCACGACGAGCCGATCACGTACGAGCAGGTGGTGGCGAAGGTCGGCGCGGAGACCGCGGAGCGGCTGCGGCAGATCACCATCGCCGTCTACTGCCGGGGGGCCGAGATCGCCGCCGACCGGGGCATCATCGTCGCGGACACCAAGATCGAGCTGGGCTGGACCCCGGACGGCGCCCTGCTCCTCGCCGACGAGGTGCTGACCTCCGACTCGTCCCGGTTCTGGCCCGCCGAGTCGTACCAGCCGGGCCGGGGGCAGTTCTCCTACGACAAGCAGTACGTCCGGGACTGGGCGGCGGGCAGCGGCTGGGACAAGCAGGCCCCGGCCCCGGAGGTGCCGGCCGAGGTGGTCGAGGCGACCCGGGCCCGCTACGTCGACGTCTACGAGAAGCTCACCGGCGACCGCTGGGGGTGA
- a CDS encoding SDR family oxidoreductase: protein MPLTRDLSDSIVVITGASSGIGAATGYALARRGVAVVLAARTVPALEQVAERCRELGGRALVVPTDVTDAAAVDRLAARAVAELGRIDAWVNNAAVGAVGLFEEIPVDEFRRVVEVNLLGVAHGTRAALPRLLAAGGGVLVNNASVLAEVAMPYQSAYNATKHGVRGFADTVRQELRVSGRSQVSICTVLPASVDTPFFRHAANHSGHELAPPPPVYPPELVAETIVRLLRRPRREAYAGGAARLLALQWRLAPALTERALGWYAHRAQFLAAPRRDGSGSLFRADAQARREGGWHGRRRRLVRVGAAVGLAAGAVAGTVTRVNARSRHARPGA, encoded by the coding sequence ATGCCACTGACCCGTGACCTGTCCGACTCCATCGTGGTGATCACCGGCGCCTCCAGCGGCATCGGCGCGGCGACCGGGTACGCGCTGGCCCGGCGGGGCGTCGCCGTGGTGCTCGCCGCCCGTACCGTCCCCGCCCTGGAGCAGGTCGCCGAGCGCTGCCGCGAGCTGGGCGGCCGGGCGCTGGTCGTACCCACCGACGTCACCGACGCGGCGGCGGTCGACCGGCTGGCCGCCCGCGCGGTGGCCGAGTTGGGCCGGATCGACGCCTGGGTGAACAACGCGGCGGTCGGCGCGGTGGGGTTGTTCGAGGAGATCCCGGTCGACGAGTTCCGCCGGGTGGTCGAGGTCAACCTGCTCGGCGTGGCGCACGGCACGAGGGCGGCGTTGCCGCGCCTGCTCGCGGCCGGCGGCGGGGTGCTGGTCAACAACGCCTCGGTGCTCGCCGAGGTGGCGATGCCCTACCAGTCCGCGTACAACGCCACCAAGCACGGGGTACGCGGCTTCGCCGACACCGTCCGGCAGGAGCTGCGGGTCAGCGGCCGGTCGCAGGTGTCGATCTGCACGGTGCTGCCGGCCAGCGTGGACACCCCGTTCTTCCGGCACGCGGCGAACCACAGCGGCCACGAGCTGGCCCCGCCCCCGCCGGTGTACCCGCCGGAGCTGGTGGCGGAGACGATCGTCCGGCTGCTGCGCCGGCCCCGCCGGGAGGCGTACGCGGGCGGCGCGGCCCGGCTGCTCGCGCTCCAGTGGCGGCTGGCCCCGGCCCTCACCGAGCGGGCGCTCGGCTGGTACGCCCACCGGGCCCAGTTCCTGGCCGCGCCACGCCGTGACGGCAGCGGCAGCCTGTTCCGGGCCGACGCCCAGGCGCGGCGGGAGGGCGGCTGGCACGGTCGGCGTCGGCGACTCGTCCGGGTGGGGGCGGCCGTGGGGCTGGCCGCCGGGGCGGTGGCCGGGACGGTGACCCGGGTGAACGCCCGCAGCCGGCACGCCCGGCCCGGCGCGTGA
- a CDS encoding DUF5709 domain-containing protein: MRDDEFPTPLSDPEAQGLPDTADDDSTANDDVATGREADGPDPAELPGDRTPVAVDRFGATAEEQLDGESLDYKLDRERYERPADDPLAAPVDPDIAAEADSEEAAAQAQLDADVIDPGPTSDPSSPVSIYDHGQLGTVADAQVGRLVEPDEGARSDTETDSVAYDAGAAGGGASAEELAIHETRPPEAR; this comes from the coding sequence ATGCGCGACGACGAGTTCCCGACCCCCCTGTCCGACCCCGAGGCGCAGGGCCTGCCCGACACCGCCGACGACGACTCCACCGCCAACGACGACGTGGCGACCGGGCGCGAGGCGGACGGCCCGGATCCGGCGGAGCTGCCCGGCGACCGTACGCCGGTGGCGGTGGACCGGTTCGGGGCCACCGCCGAGGAGCAGCTCGACGGCGAGTCGCTGGACTACAAGCTCGACCGCGAACGGTACGAGCGGCCCGCCGACGACCCGCTGGCCGCCCCGGTCGACCCGGACATCGCGGCCGAGGCGGACAGCGAGGAGGCCGCCGCGCAGGCCCAGCTCGACGCCGACGTGATCGATCCAGGCCCCACCTCCGACCCGAGCTCCCCGGTCTCGATCTACGACCACGGCCAGCTCGGCACCGTGGCGGACGCCCAGGTCGGCCGCCTGGTGGAGCCGGACGAGGGGGCCCGCAGCGACACCGAGACCGATTCCGTGGCGTACGACGCCGGGGCGGCCGGCGGCGGGGCGAGCGCCGAGGAGCTGGCCATCCACGAGACCCGCCCGCCCGAGGCGCGCTAG
- a CDS encoding DUF5931 domain-containing protein, whose protein sequence is MSTPPGGLAGPLWRAIVVYRVAALAYVCLLTARDADRYAHPLAAGPVLAAMAGWTAYTGYAYARPARRGWPLLLADLGVVLGIVLLTPWVVGRAALAAGVPALAVAWLGGPVLAWAVSGGRRRGAVAALALGAADLVARGTIIPSALNGAVLMLLAGVVVGHVARLAVTAEERLHRAVELEAATRERERLARDIHDSVLQVLALVQRRGAQLDGEAGELARLAGEQESALRALIATAPPSARSAPQGLDPSGTAAPGSTGDPPVGDDATSLDLRTLLRRHASPTVSVAAPATPVPLPARAARELAAAVAAALDNVARHADGRAWVLVEDETTVVRVTVRDAGPGIPAGRLAEAAEQGRLGVAQSIRGRLADLGGTATVVSVPGEGAEVELALPRPDSVGRRPGRS, encoded by the coding sequence ATGTCGACACCGCCCGGCGGGCTGGCGGGCCCGCTGTGGCGGGCCATCGTGGTGTACCGGGTCGCCGCGCTGGCGTACGTCTGTCTGCTGACGGCGCGCGACGCCGACCGGTACGCGCATCCGCTCGCCGCCGGCCCGGTGCTGGCCGCGATGGCCGGCTGGACGGCGTACACCGGGTACGCGTACGCCCGGCCGGCCCGGCGGGGCTGGCCGCTGCTCCTGGCCGACCTCGGCGTCGTACTCGGGATCGTGCTGCTCACCCCCTGGGTGGTCGGCCGAGCGGCGCTGGCGGCCGGGGTGCCCGCCCTCGCCGTGGCCTGGCTCGGCGGTCCGGTGCTGGCCTGGGCGGTCTCCGGTGGCCGACGCCGGGGCGCGGTGGCCGCCCTGGCGCTCGGCGCGGCCGACCTGGTGGCGCGCGGCACGATCATCCCGTCCGCGTTGAACGGCGCGGTGCTGATGCTGCTCGCCGGGGTGGTGGTCGGGCACGTCGCCCGGTTGGCGGTGACCGCCGAGGAACGGTTGCACCGCGCGGTCGAGCTGGAGGCGGCGACCCGGGAGCGGGAACGTCTCGCCCGGGACATCCACGACTCGGTGCTCCAGGTGCTGGCGCTGGTGCAGCGGCGCGGCGCGCAGCTCGACGGCGAGGCCGGCGAGCTGGCCCGGCTCGCCGGTGAGCAGGAGTCCGCGCTCCGCGCGTTGATCGCCACCGCCCCGCCGTCGGCCCGGTCGGCACCGCAGGGGCTCGACCCGTCCGGCACGGCCGCCCCCGGCTCCACCGGCGACCCGCCGGTCGGGGACGACGCCACCAGCCTGGACCTGCGGACCCTGCTGCGCCGGCACGCCAGCCCCACGGTGTCGGTGGCGGCCCCGGCCACCCCGGTGCCGCTGCCGGCGCGTGCCGCCCGGGAGCTGGCCGCCGCGGTGGCGGCGGCCCTGGACAACGTCGCACGGCACGCCGACGGCCGGGCCTGGGTGCTGGTCGAGGACGAGACGACAGTGGTACGGGTGACGGTGCGTGACGCCGGCCCCGGCATCCCCGCCGGCCGGTTGGCGGAGGCGGCCGAGCAGGGTCGGCTGGGGGTGGCGCAGTCGATCCGGGGCCGGCTGGCCGACCTGGGCGGCACCGCCACCGTCGTCTCCGTGCCGGGCGAGGGCGCCGAGGTCGAGCTGGCGCTGCCCCGCCCCGACAGCGTCGGCCGTCGTCCGGGCCGGTCGTAG